In one Chryseobacterium camelliae genomic region, the following are encoded:
- a CDS encoding acyl transferase, giving the protein MRTIFDIHTEHDFLAESLKVFHYQYENIEVYRNFVTYLNVNPEEVTELEQIPFLPIEMFKNHSVIDKNVKADLFFQSSGTTQMNLSKHFIADENIYQESIYKSFEQFIGKPEDFIFLGLLPSYLERQNSSLIYMVDYLMKKSAKPENGYFLYNHSDLFELLNTLKNKKVILFGVSFALLDFLDYCHSERNEESLNLLENLIVIETGGMKGRKEEMTKDELLEILKKGFKTDKIYSEYSMTELLSQAYSLGNNEYDCPGWMKIMIRNTEDPFAYEKEGKTGAINIIDLANIHSCSFIATQDLGKIIGNKFQVLGRIDHSDIRGCSLLVS; this is encoded by the coding sequence TTGCGTACAATATTTGACATACACACAGAACATGACTTTTTGGCTGAATCATTAAAGGTTTTTCATTACCAATATGAGAATATCGAAGTATACAGAAATTTTGTCACTTATCTTAATGTGAATCCCGAAGAAGTAACTGAACTTGAGCAAATTCCGTTTCTGCCGATAGAAATGTTTAAGAATCATTCGGTGATTGATAAAAATGTGAAGGCAGATCTTTTCTTTCAGAGCTCAGGAACCACTCAGATGAATTTGTCGAAGCATTTCATTGCCGATGAAAATATCTATCAGGAAAGTATTTATAAAAGCTTTGAGCAGTTTATCGGGAAGCCGGAAGATTTTATATTTTTAGGATTACTACCAAGTTATCTTGAAAGGCAAAACTCATCATTAATTTATATGGTAGATTATCTGATGAAAAAATCTGCCAAACCGGAAAACGGATATTTTCTTTACAATCATTCAGATTTATTTGAATTATTAAATACTTTGAAAAATAAAAAAGTGATTCTTTTCGGAGTATCCTTTGCATTACTGGACTTCCTGGATTATTGTCATTCCGAGCGAAACGAGGAATCTCTGAATCTTCTTGAAAACCTGATCGTCATTGAAACGGGCGGAATGAAAGGAAGAAAAGAAGAAATGACAAAAGATGAACTGCTGGAAATTCTGAAAAAAGGCTTTAAAACAGATAAAATCTACTCAGAATATTCTATGACCGAGCTTCTTTCTCAGGCATATTCTCTGGGGAATAACGAATATGATTGTCCTGGTTGGATGAAAATTATGATCAGGAATACTGAAGATCCTTTTGCTTACGAAAAAGAAGGAAAGACGGGAGCTATTAATATTATTGATTTGGCGAACATACATTCATGTTCATTTATTGCCACCCAGGATTTGGGTAAAATAATCGGAAATAAATTCCAGGTGTTGGGAAGGATCGACCATTCGGATATCCGGGGATGTAGCCTTTTGGTATCTTAA